The Pseudomonas wenzhouensis genome has a segment encoding these proteins:
- the napA gene encoding nitrate reductase catalytic subunit NapA has translation MKLSRREFAKANAAAIAAAAAGLPLVTTASNLITEADMTRLDWNKAPCRFCGTGCSVMVATRDNRVVATHGDVKAEVNRGLNCVKGYFLSKIMYGVDRLNQPLLRMKNGVYDKQGEFQPVSWEQAFDIMEQKTKEALREHGPEAVGMFGSGQWTVWEGYAANKLMKAGFRSNNIDPNARHCMASAVMGFMRTFGMDEPMGCYDDIEAADAFVLWGSNMAEMHPILWSRVTDRRLSHPNTKVAVLSTFEHRSFDLADIPLVFKPQTDLLILNYIANHIIESGAVNKDFVGKHTKFARGADDIGYGLRADNPLEMQAKNAAKANTWEDMSFEQFAAFVKPYTLERTAKESGVAAERLKALAELYADPKRKVMSFWTMGFNQHTRGVWANNLIYNLHLLTGKISEPGNSPFSLTGQPSACGTAREVGTFSHRLPADMLVANPKHRATAEKIWKLPAGTIQEKPGFHAVEQSRKLKDGVLKVYWTQVSNNMQAGPNVMQEILPGWRNPQAFVIVSDVYPTVSAQAADLILPSAMWVEKEGAYGNAERRTQFWHQLVKAPGEAKSDLWQLVEFSKRFTTDEVWPAELLAKAPEYKGKTLYQVLFANGQVDQFPREQIEAGYANDEAGAFGFYLQKGLFEEYAQFGRGHAHDLAPFDSYHAERGLRWPVVDGKETRWRYREGLDPYVEKGSGVQFYGYPDKRALIFALPYEPPAESPDDDFPFWLSTGRVLEHWHTGSMTQRVEELHGAVPDALVYMHPDDAKALKARRGSEVKVISRRGEIRARIETRGRNKPPRGLVFVPFFDANKLINKVTLDATDPISKQTDYKKCAVKIELVSLA, from the coding sequence ATGAAGCTTTCCCGCCGTGAATTTGCCAAGGCCAACGCTGCTGCCATTGCCGCCGCTGCCGCCGGTCTGCCGTTGGTGACGACCGCCAGCAACCTGATCACCGAAGCGGACATGACCCGCCTGGACTGGAACAAGGCGCCCTGCCGCTTCTGCGGCACCGGCTGCAGCGTGATGGTCGCCACCCGCGACAACCGCGTGGTGGCCACCCACGGCGACGTCAAGGCCGAGGTCAATCGCGGCCTGAACTGCGTCAAGGGCTACTTCCTGTCGAAAATCATGTACGGCGTCGACCGCCTCAACCAACCGCTGCTGCGCATGAAGAATGGCGTGTACGACAAGCAGGGTGAATTCCAGCCGGTGAGCTGGGAGCAGGCCTTCGACATCATGGAACAGAAGACCAAGGAGGCGCTGCGCGAGCATGGCCCCGAGGCCGTCGGCATGTTCGGTTCAGGGCAATGGACGGTGTGGGAAGGCTACGCCGCCAACAAGCTGATGAAGGCCGGTTTCCGCTCCAACAACATCGATCCCAACGCGCGCCACTGCATGGCTTCGGCGGTGATGGGCTTCATGCGCACCTTCGGCATGGACGAGCCAATGGGCTGCTACGACGACATCGAGGCCGCCGACGCCTTCGTGCTGTGGGGCTCGAACATGGCCGAAATGCACCCCATCCTCTGGAGCCGGGTCACTGATCGTCGCCTCAGCCATCCGAACACCAAGGTCGCCGTGCTGTCCACCTTCGAACACCGCAGCTTCGACCTGGCCGATATCCCGCTGGTGTTCAAACCGCAGACCGACCTGCTGATCCTCAACTACATCGCCAACCACATCATCGAAAGCGGCGCGGTGAACAAGGACTTCGTCGGCAAACACACCAAGTTCGCCCGCGGCGCCGACGACATCGGCTACGGCCTGCGCGCCGACAACCCGCTGGAGATGCAGGCCAAGAACGCGGCCAAGGCCAATACCTGGGAGGACATGTCCTTCGAGCAGTTCGCCGCCTTCGTCAAACCCTACACCCTGGAGCGCACCGCCAAGGAAAGCGGCGTGGCGGCCGAGCGCCTCAAGGCCTTGGCCGAGCTGTACGCCGATCCCAAGCGCAAGGTCATGTCGTTCTGGACCATGGGCTTCAACCAGCACACCCGTGGCGTCTGGGCCAACAACCTGATCTACAACCTGCACCTGCTCACCGGCAAGATCAGCGAACCGGGCAACAGCCCCTTCTCCCTCACCGGCCAGCCATCGGCCTGTGGCACCGCGCGCGAGGTGGGTACTTTCTCCCATCGCCTACCGGCCGACATGCTGGTAGCCAACCCCAAGCACCGTGCAACCGCCGAGAAGATCTGGAAACTGCCGGCCGGCACCATCCAGGAAAAGCCCGGCTTTCATGCCGTGGAACAGAGCCGCAAGCTCAAGGACGGCGTGCTCAAGGTCTACTGGACCCAGGTCAGCAACAACATGCAGGCCGGCCCCAACGTGATGCAGGAGATCCTCCCCGGTTGGCGCAATCCGCAGGCCTTCGTCATCGTCTCCGATGTCTACCCCACCGTCTCGGCCCAGGCTGCCGACCTGATCCTGCCCAGCGCCATGTGGGTGGAGAAGGAAGGCGCCTACGGCAATGCTGAGCGCCGCACGCAGTTCTGGCACCAACTGGTCAAGGCACCGGGCGAGGCCAAGTCCGACCTGTGGCAACTGGTGGAATTTTCCAAGCGCTTTACCACCGACGAAGTCTGGCCTGCCGAACTGCTGGCCAAGGCCCCGGAATACAAGGGCAAGACGCTCTACCAGGTGCTGTTCGCCAACGGCCAGGTCGACCAGTTCCCCCGCGAACAGATCGAGGCCGGCTATGCCAACGACGAGGCCGGGGCCTTTGGCTTTTACCTGCAGAAGGGCTTGTTCGAGGAATATGCCCAGTTCGGTCGCGGCCATGCCCATGACCTGGCGCCCTTCGACAGCTATCACGCCGAGCGTGGCCTGCGCTGGCCAGTGGTTGACGGCAAGGAAACGCGCTGGCGCTATCGCGAAGGCCTCGACCCCTACGTGGAAAAAGGCAGCGGCGTGCAGTTCTACGGCTACCCGGACAAACGTGCGCTGATCTTCGCCCTGCCCTATGAGCCGCCAGCGGAGTCACCGGATGACGACTTCCCGTTCTGGCTCAGCACTGGCCGCGTGCTCGAACACTGGCACACCGGCAGCATGACCCAGCGCGTCGAAGAACTGCACGGCGCCGTGCCCGATGCCCTGGTGTACATGCACCCGGACGATGCCAAGGCACTCAAGGCGCGACGCGGCAGCGAGGTCAAGGTGATCAGCCGACGCGGGGAAATCCGCGCGCGCATCGAAACCCGTGGTCGTAACAAGCCGCCGCGTGGCCTGGTGTTCGTGCCCTTCTTCGACGCCAACAAACTGATCAACAAGGTCACCCTGGACGCCACCGACCCGATCTCCAAGCAGACCGACTACAAGAAGTGTGCGGTGAAGATCGAACTGGTCAGCCTGGCCTGA
- a CDS encoding chaperone NapD, whose translation MAASMHISSLLVHVRPEWLAAVKANLRQLEGLELHQESPQGKLVVVLETEHERHILARLEQINALPGVLNAALVYHELLDTEGDSE comes from the coding sequence ATGGCCGCCTCTATGCATATTTCCAGTCTGCTGGTGCACGTACGGCCCGAATGGCTGGCTGCGGTGAAAGCCAACCTGCGCCAGCTGGAAGGCCTCGAACTGCATCAGGAAAGCCCGCAAGGCAAGCTGGTGGTGGTGCTGGAAACCGAACACGAGCGCCACATCCTCGCCCGCCTCGAACAGATCAACGCGTTGCCAGGCGTGCTCAATGCCGCTCTGGTTTACCACGAACTCCTCGACACAGAAGGAGACTCAGAATGA
- the napE gene encoding periplasmic nitrate reductase, NapE protein, producing the protein MATPPERSAMKGKETRLFVFLVVCLFPILSVALVGGYGFIIWFMQMLLGPPGPPT; encoded by the coding sequence ATGGCTACCCCGCCCGAGCGCAGCGCCATGAAAGGCAAGGAAACTCGCCTGTTCGTCTTTCTCGTGGTCTGCCTGTTCCCCATCCTTTCGGTCGCGCTGGTCGGCGGCTACGGATTCATCATCTGGTTCATGCAGATGCTGCTGGGCCCACCTGGTCCACCCACCTGA
- a CDS encoding MFS transporter — protein MSVTHLSRGSAGYRRATLALFCAGFATFAMLYCVQPLLPLLAAHFRVSAASSSLALSLTTLSLALCLLVSGALAESWGRKPVMVAALGLAALLGIACALVEQWSSLLILRALLGLALSGLPALAMAYVGEEFDPEALPAAMGLYIGGTALGGLLGRLLAGLLSDLGGWPWALGGIAGLGLLALGLFLWLLPPSRHFTAQPLSLRGLLRNFALHLSNPRLRVLFALAFLLMGGFVALFNYVGFRLAGAPFNLSATVIGLLFTVYLLGILSAGWAGRLVPRFGARQVLHGGIGLMLLGVALCAAPWLSAAVVGLALFTLGFFAAHAVASGQVGIHAQGAKAQASALYLCAYYLGSSLVGYVGGYVWEHAGWLALLGVLASLFILASALVRRI, from the coding sequence ATGTCCGTGACTCATCTGAGCCGTGGCAGCGCCGGTTATCGGCGTGCCACCCTGGCGCTGTTCTGCGCCGGTTTCGCCACCTTCGCCATGCTTTACTGCGTGCAACCTCTGCTGCCGTTGTTGGCCGCGCACTTTCGCGTGTCTGCGGCCAGCAGCAGCCTGGCGCTTTCGCTGACTACCCTGAGCCTGGCCCTGTGCCTGCTGGTATCCGGTGCACTGGCCGAGAGCTGGGGGCGCAAGCCGGTGATGGTCGCGGCGCTGGGCCTGGCCGCGCTACTGGGGATCGCCTGCGCGCTGGTGGAGCAGTGGAGCAGCCTGCTGATTTTGCGTGCGCTGCTGGGGCTGGCGCTGAGCGGTTTGCCGGCGCTGGCCATGGCCTATGTCGGTGAGGAGTTCGACCCTGAAGCGCTACCGGCGGCGATGGGGCTGTATATCGGCGGTACGGCGCTGGGCGGTCTGCTCGGGCGCTTGCTGGCCGGCCTGCTCAGTGACCTGGGCGGTTGGCCCTGGGCCCTTGGCGGCATTGCCGGGCTCGGCCTGTTGGCGTTGGGGCTGTTTCTCTGGCTGCTGCCGCCGTCGCGGCATTTCACCGCCCAGCCGTTGTCCTTGCGCGGCCTGTTGCGCAACTTCGCCCTGCACCTGAGCAACCCGCGCTTGCGCGTGCTGTTCGCTCTGGCCTTCCTGCTCATGGGCGGCTTCGTTGCGCTGTTCAACTATGTTGGCTTTCGCCTGGCGGGTGCGCCATTCAACCTGTCTGCGACGGTCATCGGCCTGCTGTTCACCGTCTATCTGCTCGGCATTCTCAGTGCTGGCTGGGCCGGGCGCCTGGTGCCACGCTTCGGCGCACGCCAGGTGTTGCATGGCGGCATCGGCCTGATGCTGTTGGGGGTAGCCCTGTGCGCTGCGCCCTGGCTGAGCGCTGCGGTGGTGGGGCTGGCACTGTTCACCTTGGGTTTCTTCGCGGCTCATGCGGTTGCCAGCGGGCAGGTCGGTATCCATGCGCAGGGGGCCAAAGCGCAGGCCTCGGCGTTGTACCTGTGTGCCTATTACCTCGGTTCCAGCCTGGTGGGCTACGTTGGTGGTTATGTCTGGGAGCACGCCGGCTGGCTGGCGTTACTCGGCGTTCTGGCCTCGTTATTTATCCTCGCCAGCGCTCTGGTACGGCGTATCTAG
- a CDS encoding porin family protein, whose product MKITLNRIAFATCLALGATAAQANDNFVGLTWGQTDNNIQKSNALNANLGNPKLDKVIDGEGTWGIRAGQTTADGRYYATYENVSDSHNGYKLRQQNLLGSYDMFVPLGSNNTKLFGGVTAGLVKLEQESRGFSRDSDIGFAAGLQTGILQELNSNTSIEAGYRYLRTNASTEMAPHGAGKAGSLDLHSSSQLYLGANFAF is encoded by the coding sequence ATGAAAATCACCCTGAACCGTATCGCATTCGCTACCTGCCTGGCCCTGGGCGCAACCGCTGCCCAGGCCAACGACAATTTCGTCGGCCTGACCTGGGGTCAGACTGACAACAACATCCAGAAATCCAACGCGCTGAATGCCAACCTCGGCAACCCCAAGTTGGACAAAGTGATCGATGGCGAAGGCACCTGGGGTATTCGTGCCGGCCAGACGACCGCTGACGGCCGCTACTACGCGACCTACGAGAATGTCTCCGACAGTCACAATGGCTACAAGCTGCGTCAGCAGAATCTGCTCGGCAGCTACGACATGTTCGTACCGCTGGGCAGCAACAACACCAAGCTGTTCGGTGGTGTGACGGCCGGCCTGGTCAAGCTCGAACAGGAGAGCCGTGGCTTCTCCCGTGACAGTGACATCGGTTTTGCCGCAGGCCTGCAGACCGGTATTCTGCAGGAACTGAACAGCAACACCTCGATAGAAGCCGGCTATCGTTACCTGCGTACCAATGCCAGCACGGAAATGGCGCCGCATGGTGCAGGCAAGGCCGGATCGCTGGATCTGCATAGCAGTTCGCAGCTCTACCTGGGTGCCAACTTCGCCTTCTAA
- a CDS encoding response regulator transcription factor, whose amino-acid sequence MKLLVVEDEALLRHHLFTRLSENGHVVDAVRTAEEALYRAESFNHDLALVDLGLPGMSGIDLIRELRSQDKNFPILILTARGNWQDKVEGLSCGADDYVVKPFQFEELEARLNALLRRSSGFTKSTIEAGSLVLDLNRKQATVDEQSLQLTAYEYRILEYLMLHHQQVVAKERLMEQLYPGDDERDPNVIEVLVGRLRRKLESVLDGKPIETVRGQGYMFNERCK is encoded by the coding sequence ATGAAATTGCTGGTGGTGGAGGATGAGGCGCTGCTACGTCACCATCTGTTCACTCGCCTCAGTGAAAACGGGCATGTGGTGGATGCCGTGCGCACCGCCGAAGAAGCCCTGTACCGCGCTGAGTCCTTCAATCATGACCTGGCCCTGGTCGACCTCGGCCTGCCCGGCATGAGCGGTATCGACCTGATCCGCGAGCTGCGCAGCCAGGACAAGAACTTTCCGATCCTGATCCTCACCGCGCGCGGCAACTGGCAGGACAAGGTCGAAGGGCTGTCCTGCGGCGCTGACGACTACGTGGTCAAACCCTTCCAGTTCGAAGAGCTGGAGGCGCGCCTCAACGCGCTGCTGCGCCGCTCATCCGGCTTCACCAAATCGACCATCGAGGCCGGCTCCCTGGTGCTGGACCTCAACCGCAAGCAGGCCACGGTGGATGAGCAATCGCTGCAACTGACCGCCTACGAGTACCGCATCCTTGAATACCTGATGCTGCATCACCAGCAGGTGGTGGCCAAGGAGCGCCTGATGGAGCAGCTCTATCCGGGCGATGACGAGCGCGATCCCAACGTCATCGAGGTACTGGTCGGGCGTCTGCGGCGCAAGCTGGAGTCCGTGCTCGACGGCAAACCGATAGAAACCGTGCGTGGCCAGGGCTACATGTTCAACGAGCGCTGCAAGTGA
- a CDS encoding ATP-binding protein → MRRARVVWRKLRTRFASLRLRLMLASAALAMLFMLLLMPVLQGVFLMALEQTIEKRLASDAAALISAARIDGGRLSMPEKMPDEEFDNLDSHLLGFIFDRDGQMLWRSRSSTDEQVRYLPRYDGRGHEFMRIHDENGEEYFVYDVEVDLLRGDSTALSIVTMQPTREYQGLFNGFAWQLRLWLGIALLVLLGLLWFGLTWGFRSLRGLSDELDGVEAGTRQRLSDEHPRELLRLTNSLNRLLDSERRQRERYRDSLEDLAHSLKTPLSVLQGIGESLAVQPDNREQAQLMQAQIERMSQQIGYQLQRASLRRSGLVRHREQVWPLLDGLCRSLDKVYRDKRVEATLDVPAHSQITMERGALMELLGNLLENAYRLCLQQVRVRLQPLTDGCLLTIEDDGPGVPPHQRERVLQRGERLDAQNPGQGIGLAVVEDIVDSYDGELSLEDSELGGACFRVRLYD, encoded by the coding sequence GTGAGGCGCGCGCGCGTTGTGTGGCGCAAACTGCGCACGCGCTTCGCATCCCTGCGGCTGCGCCTGATGCTCGCCAGCGCGGCGCTGGCGATGCTGTTCATGCTGCTGTTGATGCCAGTGCTGCAGGGCGTGTTTCTTATGGCCCTGGAGCAGACCATCGAAAAGCGTCTGGCCTCCGACGCGGCTGCGCTGATATCCGCCGCGCGCATCGATGGCGGCCGCTTGAGCATGCCGGAGAAGATGCCGGACGAAGAATTCGACAACCTCGATTCCCACCTGCTGGGCTTCATCTTCGACCGGGACGGCCAGATGCTCTGGCGCTCACGCTCCTCCACCGACGAACAGGTGCGTTACCTGCCGCGCTACGACGGGCGCGGTCACGAATTCATGCGCATCCATGACGAAAATGGTGAGGAATATTTTGTCTATGACGTTGAAGTGGACCTGCTGCGTGGCGACAGCACCGCCCTGAGCATCGTTACCATGCAACCGACCCGCGAATACCAGGGGCTGTTCAATGGTTTCGCCTGGCAGTTGCGCCTGTGGCTGGGCATCGCCCTGCTGGTGCTGCTGGGGCTGCTCTGGTTCGGCCTGACCTGGGGCTTTCGCAGCCTGCGTGGCCTCAGCGACGAGCTCGACGGCGTAGAGGCCGGCACCCGCCAGCGCCTGAGTGACGAACACCCGCGCGAACTGCTGCGCCTGACCAACTCCCTCAACCGCCTGCTCGACAGCGAACGGCGTCAGCGCGAGCGCTACCGCGACTCCCTGGAAGACCTCGCCCACAGCCTGAAAACCCCGCTCAGCGTGCTGCAGGGCATTGGCGAAAGCCTGGCTGTGCAGCCCGACAATCGCGAGCAGGCGCAACTGATGCAGGCGCAGATCGAACGCATGAGCCAGCAGATCGGCTATCAACTGCAACGCGCCAGCCTGCGCCGCAGCGGCCTGGTGCGCCATCGCGAACAGGTCTGGCCGCTGCTCGATGGCTTGTGCCGCTCGCTGGACAAGGTCTACCGCGACAAGCGCGTCGAAGCGACCCTGGACGTGCCCGCGCACAGCCAGATCACCATGGAACGTGGTGCGCTGATGGAACTGCTTGGCAACCTGCTGGAAAACGCCTACCGCCTGTGCCTGCAACAGGTGCGTGTGAGGCTGCAACCCCTGACCGACGGCTGCCTGCTGACCATCGAAGACGATGGCCCCGGCGTGCCCCCGCACCAGCGTGAGCGGGTACTGCAGCGCGGTGAACGACTGGATGCACAGAACCCGGGGCAGGGCATCGGCCTGGCGGTGGTGGAAGATATCGTCGACAGCTACGACGGCGAGCTGAGCCTGGAAGATTCGGAACTGGGCGGCGCCTGTTTCAGGGTGCGGTTGTACGACTGA
- a CDS encoding type II toxin-antitoxin system RelE/ParE family toxin codes for MRLAYSENAVADLVRLREFIAENDPLAAARIAAELLSRIENLCLYPEMGRAVELAPSPKAIRDAVFGKYIVRYSAYTETIVILRIWHHNEDRTPST; via the coding sequence GTGAGACTGGCCTACTCAGAAAACGCGGTGGCAGACCTCGTTCGCCTGCGCGAATTCATAGCAGAGAACGATCCTCTTGCTGCTGCACGCATTGCAGCAGAGCTCCTTTCCCGCATCGAGAATCTTTGCCTATACCCAGAAATGGGCCGCGCTGTTGAGCTTGCTCCAAGCCCAAAAGCCATTCGAGACGCAGTTTTCGGAAAATATATAGTTCGCTATTCAGCCTACACAGAAACTATCGTCATCCTTCGTATATGGCACCACAACGAAGACCGTACACCAAGCACCTAA
- a CDS encoding CopG family ribbon-helix-helix protein, which yields MSVTTVRLQPELEENLGAMAEKLQRSKSWLINQALREFFERQELEQNRWQETLQAMESVAQGRVVSGEAVTAWLQSWGTDNELSPPKAGQ from the coding sequence ATGAGCGTCACAACCGTCCGGCTTCAACCGGAACTCGAAGAAAATCTTGGCGCTATGGCCGAGAAGCTTCAGAGAAGTAAAAGTTGGCTTATTAATCAAGCACTTAGAGAGTTCTTTGAGCGCCAGGAGCTAGAGCAGAACCGCTGGCAAGAAACACTGCAAGCGATGGAGTCAGTGGCGCAGGGCCGAGTTGTATCCGGCGAAGCTGTGACTGCCTGGCTGCAAAGCTGGGGCACCGACAATGAGCTATCCCCACCAAAGGCTGGTCAGTGA
- a CDS encoding AraC family transcriptional regulator, translating into MRERTIASHFVRAALRGADRHGLACELILRQAGIQSAVLVEPRARIAPEQFSRLMQLLWEALDDEYLGFGRQPSKRGTFAMMGHAIIHCRSLEKALSRGAMFYGLFPDAPGISLQREGDWARLSVDDSTLWDPDHFLVESLLVIWHRLGSWLIGQRIRLEEATFAYPEPAHAAEYELLFPCSRRFAAGQTSLLFHARYLAMPLLQDERTLKQFLQHSPADLLARPDGGDSLISQIRRLLGRDCRTWPDLEQVAQHLHTSPQTLRRHLREEGTSFQELKDHLRRDLAIYHLGRDELAIQDIAEQLGFSEPSAFHRAFKKWTGLTPGAYRAQEG; encoded by the coding sequence ATGCGCGAACGCACCATTGCCAGCCACTTCGTCCGCGCCGCCCTGCGCGGTGCGGATCGCCACGGCCTGGCCTGCGAGCTGATACTGCGTCAGGCCGGCATCCAGAGCGCCGTGCTGGTCGAGCCGCGCGCACGCATCGCCCCGGAACAATTCTCCCGGCTGATGCAACTGCTGTGGGAAGCGCTGGACGACGAGTACCTCGGGTTCGGCCGCCAGCCGAGCAAACGCGGCACCTTCGCCATGATGGGCCACGCCATCATCCACTGCCGCAGCCTGGAAAAAGCCCTGAGCCGTGGCGCGATGTTCTACGGCCTGTTTCCCGACGCGCCAGGCATCAGCCTGCAACGCGAAGGTGACTGGGCGCGGCTGAGCGTCGACGACAGCACGCTGTGGGATCCGGATCATTTTCTGGTCGAAAGCCTGCTGGTGATCTGGCATCGCCTGGGTAGCTGGCTGATCGGCCAACGCATCCGCCTGGAAGAAGCCACCTTCGCCTACCCCGAGCCCGCACATGCCGCCGAGTACGAACTGCTGTTCCCCTGCAGCCGGCGCTTTGCCGCCGGACAAACCAGCCTGCTGTTCCACGCCCGCTACCTGGCCATGCCGCTGCTGCAGGACGAACGCACGCTCAAGCAATTCCTCCAGCACTCCCCCGCCGACCTGCTGGCCCGGCCAGACGGCGGCGACAGCCTGATCAGCCAGATCCGCCGCCTGCTCGGCCGCGACTGCCGCACCTGGCCGGACCTGGAACAGGTCGCCCAGCACCTGCACACCAGCCCACAAACCCTGCGCCGCCACCTACGCGAAGAAGGCACCAGCTTCCAGGAACTCAAGGACCACCTGCGCCGCGACCTCGCCATCTACCACCTGGGCCGCGACGAACTGGCGATTCAGGACATCGCCGAACAGCTCGGCTTCTCCGAACCCTCGGCCTTTCACCGCGCGTTCAAGAAATGGACCGGGCTGACACCGGGGGCGTATCGGGCGCAGGAGGGGTAA
- a CDS encoding acyl-CoA dehydrogenase family protein produces the protein MQRNHFDTEHNLFRDAFAAFLDKEVLPHQEAWEEAGVVDRSVWRKAGAMGFLLPWADEEYGGAGLKDFRYEQIMCEELARINEPGFMIPLHSALCGPYIAEYGSAEQKARLMPGIISGETILAVAMTEPSAGSDLAGMRTTAVDKGDYWLLNGSKVFISNGYLADVVIVAAKTDPANKHAMGLFLVERGMPGFERGKKLKKLGMHSQDTAELFFNDVKVPKENLLGDAKGGFFYLMNMLAQERLTNACGAVAGAEAALQTTIDYVKERQAFGRPVAHFQNTRFKLAEMRTQIDVAQVFTDRCVMDHNQKKLTPEVAAEAKLFTTELLGKVVDEGVQLHGGWGYMWEYPICKMYANARIQRIFAGTSEIMKEIISRGMKL, from the coding sequence ATGCAACGCAACCATTTCGACACTGAGCACAACCTGTTCCGCGACGCCTTCGCGGCATTTCTGGACAAGGAGGTGCTGCCGCATCAGGAGGCCTGGGAAGAGGCGGGCGTGGTGGATCGCAGTGTGTGGCGCAAAGCCGGCGCGATGGGCTTTCTGCTGCCCTGGGCGGACGAGGAGTACGGCGGTGCCGGGCTCAAGGATTTTCGCTACGAGCAGATCATGTGCGAGGAGTTGGCGCGCATCAACGAGCCCGGTTTCATGATCCCGCTGCACTCGGCGTTGTGCGGCCCTTACATCGCCGAGTACGGCAGTGCCGAGCAGAAGGCGCGGTTGATGCCGGGGATCATCAGCGGTGAAACCATCCTCGCGGTGGCGATGACCGAGCCGTCTGCCGGCTCGGATCTGGCCGGCATGCGTACCACGGCGGTGGACAAGGGCGACTACTGGCTGCTCAACGGCTCCAAGGTGTTCATCTCCAACGGTTACCTGGCCGATGTGGTGATCGTCGCGGCCAAGACCGACCCGGCCAACAAGCACGCCATGGGCCTGTTTCTGGTGGAGCGCGGCATGCCCGGCTTCGAGCGTGGCAAGAAGCTGAAAAAACTCGGCATGCACAGCCAGGACACCGCCGAGCTGTTCTTCAATGACGTCAAGGTACCCAAGGAGAATCTGCTGGGCGATGCCAAGGGCGGCTTCTTCTACCTGATGAACATGCTCGCTCAGGAGCGCCTGACCAACGCCTGTGGCGCGGTGGCCGGCGCCGAGGCGGCGTTGCAGACCACCATCGACTACGTCAAGGAGCGCCAGGCCTTTGGCCGCCCGGTGGCGCACTTTCAGAACACCCGCTTCAAGCTGGCGGAAATGCGCACGCAGATCGATGTGGCGCAGGTGTTCACCGACCGCTGCGTGATGGACCACAACCAGAAGAAACTCACCCCGGAAGTGGCCGCCGAGGCCAAGCTGTTCACCACCGAACTGCTCGGCAAGGTGGTGGACGAGGGCGTGCAACTTCACGGCGGCTGGGGCTACATGTGGGAGTATCCGATCTGCAAGATGTACGCGAATGCGCGCATCCAGCGCATCTTCGCCGGTACGTCGGAGATCATGAAGGAGATCATCAGTCGCGGTATGAAGCTGTAG